From one Bifidobacterium sp. WK012_4_13 genomic stretch:
- a CDS encoding substrate-binding domain-containing protein produces the protein MIKGKSAFAIAISAAMILSFSACGDGGSSSAASTGASGTSSSVKRPQPTDVPTACKVDGKTLTIGVVSIDEQTAFFNQLNTGIKDVATIAGAKINFVSGKDDAATQVTGIENLMSSKVSALIVDPYDMNALVPAFKSAKAAGIPVVSVDGQVADASSYDAQVGTANKEGGAELASTMLKLSGGKGAVGIVGALNSTIQIQRQEGFEDAVKAGGMTISTVVDGQNQADKAQTAAENLLTANPNLKYIYATGEPALNGAIAAVKSQGRQNDVQIVGWDLSQTSASALTAGFVKAVVQQNSFGFGQESAKAAINLACGKTVKKDISVPINIVTSANLKKYSYFLKES, from the coding sequence ATGATAAAAGGCAAATCGGCATTCGCCATTGCGATATCCGCTGCAATGATCCTAAGTTTCAGCGCCTGCGGTGACGGCGGTTCTTCGTCGGCCGCATCCACAGGCGCGAGCGGCACATCCTCATCCGTGAAGCGTCCGCAGCCCACCGACGTTCCCACGGCCTGCAAGGTCGATGGCAAGACCCTTACGATAGGCGTGGTGAGCATCGATGAGCAGACCGCATTCTTCAACCAGCTCAATACCGGCATCAAGGACGTGGCAACGATAGCCGGGGCGAAGATCAACTTCGTATCCGGCAAGGACGATGCCGCTACCCAGGTGACAGGAATCGAGAATCTCATGTCGTCCAAGGTCAGCGCATTGATCGTCGACCCCTATGACATGAATGCGCTCGTCCCCGCCTTCAAAAGCGCCAAGGCAGCGGGAATACCGGTTGTCTCCGTTGATGGACAGGTCGCGGACGCGAGTTCATATGACGCCCAGGTCGGCACCGCCAACAAGGAGGGCGGTGCGGAACTTGCAAGCACCATGCTGAAGCTTTCGGGTGGCAAGGGCGCCGTCGGCATCGTAGGCGCACTCAACAGCACGATTCAGATACAGCGTCAGGAAGGCTTCGAAGATGCCGTCAAGGCTGGCGGCATGACGATATCCACGGTCGTGGATGGCCAGAATCAGGCGGATAAGGCACAGACTGCCGCCGAGAATCTCCTGACGGCGAATCCGAACCTTAAATACATCTATGCGACCGGTGAACCTGCCTTGAATGGTGCAATCGCGGCAGTGAAGAGCCAGGGCAGACAGAACGACGTCCAGATCGTCGGATGGGATCTCTCGCAGACCTCGGCATCCGCTCTGACGGCAGGCTTCGTCAAGGCCGTGGTGCAGCAGAACTCCTTTGGATTCGGTCAGGAGTCGGCCAAGGCCGCTATCAACCTCGCCTGCGGGAAAACGGTGAAGAAGGATATCTCGGTACCCATCAACATCGTCACGTCGGCAAATCTGAAGAAGTATTCGTACTTCCTCAAGGAATCGTGA
- a CDS encoding ATP-binding cassette domain-containing protein, which yields MSAEDMSRNQSLVELHGITKNYGVLKVLRGVELSLLRGEVLGLIGDNGAGKSTLMKVLSGTVTPDSGTILVKGDPQHFTNPKEARKQGISIVYQDLALCETLDVASNLFLGREPTKGPLIDKTTMHRDAANILNDFGVRVKSTHQKIQELSGGQRQSVAIARAASMSPQILILDEPTAALAVAEVESVLRLIHDVAAQGVGVILITHRLQDIFRVCDRVAVMYEGKVVEESSIEGLTMDRLVSMITQETSKEGVA from the coding sequence ATGAGCGCAGAGGATATGTCACGGAATCAATCACTGGTTGAGCTTCATGGAATCACCAAGAACTACGGTGTGCTCAAGGTCCTTCGCGGTGTCGAGCTCAGTCTGCTCAGGGGAGAGGTCCTTGGGCTGATCGGAGACAATGGTGCCGGGAAGTCAACCTTGATGAAGGTCCTCTCAGGAACGGTGACTCCCGATTCGGGGACGATATTGGTGAAGGGCGATCCACAGCATTTCACCAATCCGAAGGAGGCGAGGAAGCAGGGCATCAGCATCGTATATCAGGATTTGGCATTGTGCGAGACCCTTGATGTCGCCTCCAATCTCTTTCTTGGCAGGGAACCCACCAAGGGACCGTTGATCGACAAGACGACGATGCATAGGGACGCCGCGAACATTCTGAACGACTTTGGCGTTCGGGTCAAATCCACCCATCAGAAGATACAGGAACTGTCTGGCGGGCAGCGCCAATCGGTTGCCATTGCAAGGGCGGCATCGATGAGTCCACAGATTCTCATCCTTGACGAACCCACGGCCGCCCTGGCCGTCGCCGAGGTCGAATCGGTGCTCAGGCTCATTCATGACGTAGCGGCCCAGGGAGTGGGAGTGATTCTGATCACTCACCGTCTGCAAGACATCTTCCGGGTATGCGACCGGGTCGCTGTCATGTACGAGGGGAAAGTCGTCGAGGAGTCATCGATCGAGGGACTGACGATGGATCGCCTGGTCTCGATGATTACTCAGGAAACCTCGAAAGAAGGAGTGGCATGA
- a CDS encoding ABC transporter permease yields the protein MNSTQVSGRKRSISTLLEKTDKSLLLLIVLTLVVLVAFSVASPDFMTLANMRNIAVQVAPEAIVAVAMTFVITAGMIDLSVGSILALSTVVSALVLKTSVDSSVGILAGIAVGALCGVINGWFSSYQRMPSFIVTLATMSAMRGVALLITLGYSIPIAAGRWFTQLGQGRFLGLGIPAWIALIVAIVGMVGLHNMRFGEYITGIGSNEESVRRAGVNTNGMKMIALTLSGAAAGLAGVITAARLGTGDANSATDFGMTVITAVVIGGTDLLGGKGSVLGSLIGAILLGMITDGLTLLNLSPYIIPVVTGVLLLAVIWANLHGVSVAAFVKKRMRS from the coding sequence ATGAATTCCACACAGGTCAGTGGTAGAAAACGATCCATATCGACATTGCTGGAGAAGACCGACAAGTCGCTGCTGCTGTTGATTGTCCTTACCCTCGTCGTGCTCGTGGCATTCTCAGTGGCGTCGCCAGACTTCATGACGCTTGCGAACATGAGAAACATCGCCGTTCAGGTGGCCCCAGAGGCAATCGTGGCGGTGGCGATGACCTTCGTGATCACGGCAGGGATGATCGACCTTTCTGTCGGCTCGATCCTGGCCCTGTCCACCGTCGTCAGCGCACTCGTTCTCAAGACGTCCGTCGATTCCAGCGTCGGCATTCTTGCAGGCATCGCGGTCGGCGCCCTGTGCGGTGTGATCAATGGATGGTTCTCGAGCTATCAGAGAATGCCATCCTTCATCGTCACACTTGCAACGATGTCTGCGATGCGTGGCGTTGCGCTGCTCATCACCTTGGGCTATTCCATTCCCATCGCTGCCGGACGGTGGTTTACCCAGCTTGGACAGGGTCGGTTCCTTGGGCTCGGCATACCAGCCTGGATTGCACTGATCGTGGCGATCGTCGGCATGGTCGGACTGCATAACATGCGCTTCGGCGAATACATCACCGGCATAGGCTCCAACGAGGAATCCGTCAGACGCGCTGGCGTCAACACGAACGGCATGAAGATGATCGCCCTGACGCTGTCTGGTGCTGCGGCTGGATTGGCCGGGGTGATCACGGCAGCCAGACTCGGAACCGGCGATGCGAATTCGGCGACCGACTTCGGCATGACGGTCATCACGGCAGTCGTCATCGGTGGAACTGACCTGCTCGGTGGCAAGGGCTCGGTTCTGGGATCGCTCATTGGCGCGATCCTGCTGGGCATGATCACCGATGGCCTCACATTGCTCAACCTCAGCCCATATATCATTCCGGTGGTCACGGGCGTGCTGCTTCTCGCCGTCATCTGGGCGAATCTCCATGGGGTCAGCGTTGCGGCGTTCGTCAAGAAAAGGATGAGATCATGA
- a CDS encoding phosphotriesterase: protein MSHGAVAVQTVCGTVSSDALGFTLPHEHLLNDMASGNLQPDPLHPDLLDRKVTPELAWILREHPYGCRDNCGLDSVDDAIDECSHFRGLGGGTVIEVTPQGQGRDRLSLRKISQESGVTIISGGGWYLEQFHPDETRVDDIDELVDMLYEDYVNPSDGIASGVIGEIGISPRMTEREIKSLRAACRLQRRIHLPMYVHLPGWTKLARDVIRIALDEEEVPPQALCLCHMDPSGDDPEYQLELASSGVHLEFDMLGMPYNYRYPGEGQSPSPAETTVAVKRLIDNGYAHSLLFSHDMFLKSMLRKNGGNGLSYVFEFLERLAIAGIDPAIIHSVNTENVREFFELSMDAEED from the coding sequence ATGAGCCATGGCGCGGTCGCAGTCCAAACGGTGTGCGGAACCGTTTCCTCTGATGCTCTTGGCTTCACCCTGCCGCACGAGCATCTGCTCAACGATATGGCCAGCGGGAATCTACAGCCCGATCCGTTGCATCCAGATCTGCTCGACAGGAAGGTCACGCCCGAGCTGGCGTGGATTCTCAGGGAACATCCGTATGGGTGCAGGGACAACTGCGGGCTTGACAGCGTCGACGATGCGATTGACGAGTGCAGCCATTTTCGAGGCTTGGGCGGCGGAACCGTCATTGAGGTCACTCCGCAAGGTCAGGGCCGTGACAGACTCAGCCTCAGAAAGATCTCGCAGGAATCGGGGGTCACCATCATATCTGGCGGCGGTTGGTATCTGGAGCAGTTCCATCCCGATGAGACACGCGTCGATGACATCGACGAGCTTGTCGACATGCTCTACGAGGACTATGTCAATCCCAGCGATGGCATCGCGTCCGGCGTGATAGGCGAGATTGGAATCTCTCCGAGAATGACCGAACGCGAGATCAAATCACTGAGGGCGGCCTGCAGATTGCAGCGGAGGATTCATCTTCCGATGTACGTTCATCTTCCCGGATGGACCAAGCTGGCCCGCGACGTGATTCGAATCGCGCTGGACGAGGAGGAAGTCCCACCACAGGCACTGTGTCTGTGCCATATGGACCCATCCGGTGACGATCCTGAATATCAGTTGGAGCTGGCGTCGTCGGGCGTCCATCTGGAATTCGACATGCTGGGCATGCCCTATAACTATCGCTACCCGGGCGAAGGGCAATCGCCGTCCCCCGCTGAGACGACGGTGGCCGTGAAAAGGCTCATCGACAACGGATATGCGCATAGCCTGCTGTTCAGCCATGACATGTTTCTCAAGTCAATGCTGAGAAAAAATGGCGGCAATGGCCTGTCATATGTGTTTGAGTTCCTTGAACGGCTTGCTATCGCCGGCATTGACCCGGCAATCATTCACAGCGTGAACACGGAGAACGTTCGAGAGTTCTTTGAACTGTCGATGGATGCGGAAGAGGATTGA
- a CDS encoding glutamine amidotransferase: MKKVLLAGESWMIRTTETKGVDEFTVCSYEEAGIELKAALKGAGYEVEHMPAHMVPTAFPETFEQLDAYDLVILSDIGANSLQLAPDVFQHSIVGKNRIQTLSSWVREGGSLLMIGGYLSFTGFEAKANYANTAITDVLPVTLLPEDDRMERPEGVDPVVLHPEHPALGDAGESWPRLLGYNKVGLRDGAELLAVVGEDRDPLVAVSQQGKGRSAVFTSDCAPHWAPSEFSQQWDGYNRLFAGLADWLTE; this comes from the coding sequence ATGAAGAAAGTACTGCTGGCCGGCGAAAGCTGGATGATACGGACTACGGAAACCAAGGGTGTCGACGAGTTCACCGTGTGCTCCTATGAGGAGGCGGGTATCGAGCTCAAGGCGGCGCTGAAGGGGGCCGGATATGAGGTCGAGCACATGCCAGCACATATGGTTCCCACAGCCTTCCCCGAGACCTTCGAGCAGCTGGATGCCTATGACCTGGTCATCCTTTCGGACATCGGCGCGAATTCTCTGCAACTGGCGCCGGACGTTTTCCAGCATTCGATAGTCGGGAAGAATAGAATCCAGACGCTGAGCTCATGGGTGCGTGAAGGCGGTTCGCTCCTGATGATAGGGGGGTATCTTTCGTTCACAGGCTTCGAGGCCAAGGCCAACTATGCGAATACTGCGATCACCGACGTTCTGCCGGTGACCCTGCTTCCCGAGGATGACAGAATGGAGCGTCCCGAGGGCGTCGATCCCGTCGTGCTCCATCCCGAGCATCCTGCCCTTGGCGATGCCGGAGAATCATGGCCACGCCTGCTGGGCTATAACAAGGTCGGACTTCGCGATGGCGCCGAACTGCTGGCGGTGGTCGGTGAAGATCGCGATCCTCTGGTCGCCGTTTCGCAGCAGGGCAAGGGACGTTCGGCAGTCTTCACGAGTGATTGCGCACCGCACTGGGCGCCGTCAGAATTCTCGCAGCAGTGGGATGGATATAACCGTCTGTTCGCGGGTCTTGCGGATTGGCTGACCGAGTAA
- a CDS encoding M20/M25/M40 family metallo-hydrolase, which yields MSDSNVSLTDEIAYDELTRLVSFGCRFHGTKGNHDAADWICAELLERTGLQPELQTVDLPAWDPGTRHGIDLVAPVQQHIEAWPMLWSGATAGTVHASVEYLGPCGLWGDSMVWKRFVALDADGEPVGYVLSRDAGPAAPQPLPAGYDATLPHLSISHEDGERLLEWIRQGIVPEISFACDCSDGGNAISDNIIVDIPGTDGIAVNGTAVDNTAAPCVVLCAHYDTYYNTRGAYDNGSGTIALLELAQALASHPRPYRVRIIFFTAEEWHLGGSRHYVEHASDLKNIHFVYNIDGLGRADFVELFSAPEDLAYRFDSEVKAYNRDSGRDMDVITRFPPMKGTDDASFHMAGVPTVYMTINDRERLHQPNDLPEMRSAGNIVWAVNMVSTILDRIPRETHMEKPVL from the coding sequence ATGTCTGATTCGAATGTGAGCCTTACGGATGAGATCGCCTATGACGAATTGACCAGATTGGTCTCCTTCGGCTGCCGCTTTCACGGCACGAAAGGCAATCATGATGCCGCCGATTGGATCTGCGCAGAGCTGCTTGAACGCACCGGGTTGCAACCTGAACTGCAGACGGTGGACCTGCCGGCATGGGATCCAGGTACGCGTCATGGGATTGACCTGGTCGCCCCTGTGCAGCAGCATATCGAGGCATGGCCCATGCTCTGGAGCGGCGCCACCGCTGGCACGGTGCATGCGAGCGTCGAGTATCTCGGACCTTGCGGCCTTTGGGGAGACTCGATGGTCTGGAAACGCTTCGTGGCTCTCGACGCAGACGGGGAGCCTGTGGGGTATGTGCTGAGCAGGGATGCGGGTCCTGCTGCACCGCAGCCTCTGCCGGCTGGCTACGATGCGACATTGCCTCATCTTTCCATATCCCATGAGGATGGCGAACGCCTTCTCGAATGGATCCGTCAAGGAATCGTTCCTGAGATATCGTTCGCATGCGATTGCAGCGACGGCGGCAACGCAATCTCGGACAACATCATCGTCGACATTCCAGGAACGGATGGCATTGCTGTGAATGGCACTGCTGTGGATAACACCGCTGCGCCATGCGTCGTGCTGTGCGCCCACTACGATACGTATTACAACACCCGCGGCGCCTATGACAATGGCAGCGGAACCATTGCGCTTCTCGAACTTGCTCAGGCCCTGGCATCCCATCCCCGCCCCTATCGAGTCCGCATCATCTTCTTCACCGCGGAGGAATGGCATCTTGGAGGGTCCCGGCACTATGTGGAGCATGCGTCGGATCTTAAGAACATCCACTTTGTGTATAACATCGACGGGCTTGGACGTGCGGACTTCGTCGAACTGTTCTCGGCACCGGAGGATCTCGCCTATCGCTTCGATTCCGAGGTGAAGGCATACAACCGGGACTCGGGACGCGACATGGATGTGATTACCAGGTTCCCACCGATGAAGGGGACCGACGATGCCAGTTTCCATATGGCGGGAGTCCCGACCGTGTATATGACGATCAACGACAGGGAGAGACTGCACCAGCCGAACGATCTGCCTGAGATGCGGTCGGCTGGCAACATCGTCTGGGCGGTGAACATGGTTTCGACTATTCTTGATCGCATTCCCAGAGAGACGCATATGGAAAAGCCGGTGTTGTAG
- a CDS encoding M20 family metallopeptidase, whose product MVDECAEMTERAIELAKRLIAMPSVSGSREQDSTFGAILERVAMIPGASVRIADNRMSAICRTGVDDGSQSVVFVGHIDTVPPMDLQSWQSPPCEPEVREGRLFGRGSSDMKSGLAAALAVFERACHESIPCVVAITKDEEIGCLGAPSAVELLDGVNIAGMVIMESTDNIIRFGHRGALWLRATSMGKAAHGSNPGLGVNAILRMARAALQFKGIPLEDDPRLGAETCNLGTIAGGEVPNIVPDRCSATLDLRIVGDHSAAIVGYLKGLDTIDEVEVELSLAPVWTDPDDSWVASLRGRRDLQPVTYFTEASIFAERLRRRVPIIICGPGDPTCVHGVNESVPVDAIAHAAELYWSYVS is encoded by the coding sequence ATGGTCGATGAATGCGCAGAGATGACCGAGCGAGCGATTGAGCTCGCCAAGAGACTGATAGCGATGCCATCCGTCTCCGGTTCGAGGGAACAGGACTCGACCTTCGGTGCGATTCTCGAACGAGTCGCAATGATTCCGGGTGCCTCGGTACGAATCGCGGACAATCGCATGAGCGCCATCTGCAGGACGGGCGTCGACGATGGTTCGCAGTCCGTCGTTTTCGTCGGCCATATCGACACTGTGCCTCCCATGGACCTGCAGTCATGGCAGAGCCCTCCATGTGAGCCGGAGGTGCGCGAGGGGCGTCTGTTCGGCAGGGGATCGTCGGATATGAAGAGCGGCTTGGCCGCGGCCTTGGCAGTGTTCGAACGGGCCTGTCATGAATCCATTCCCTGCGTTGTGGCAATCACCAAGGATGAGGAAATCGGCTGCCTTGGAGCGCCCTCTGCCGTGGAGCTGCTTGACGGTGTGAACATCGCGGGCATGGTCATCATGGAATCGACGGACAACATCATCAGATTCGGGCATAGGGGAGCGCTATGGCTTCGAGCCACCTCCATGGGGAAGGCGGCGCATGGGAGCAATCCAGGTCTTGGAGTCAATGCGATTCTGCGCATGGCCCGGGCGGCGTTGCAATTCAAAGGCATTCCACTGGAAGACGATCCTCGCCTTGGCGCAGAGACCTGCAACCTGGGAACCATAGCCGGAGGAGAGGTTCCCAACATCGTTCCCGACCGTTGTTCGGCGACATTGGATTTGCGAATCGTCGGCGACCACAGTGCCGCGATAGTCGGCTATCTGAAGGGACTCGACACCATTGACGAGGTGGAGGTCGAGCTTTCCCTCGCACCGGTCTGGACCGATCCCGATGATTCATGGGTGGCATCGCTTCGTGGGAGACGCGATCTTCAGCCCGTCACATATTTCACTGAGGCTTCCATCTTTGCCGAGCGTCTGCGGCGGCGCGTTCCCATCATCATCTGCGGGCCGGGCGATCCGACATGCGTGCATGGGGTTAACGAAAGCGTGCCAGTGGATGCAATCGCCCATGCGGCTGAGCTCTATTGGAGCTATGTCTCATAG
- a CDS encoding MFS transporter codes for MTSRAYEAGIASNPSAAATNDAAADTTGTRGGTAYATSPYRWVVLIAAIPMFAITQMYWLTFSTISPQAAAFYHTTPLAIASLSMSYMIAYIIFSMPASMLCDRKGIRACFALAALLTSVFALTRGLLYWSFPLVVLSQLGLAIAQPFVMNPLTKLAANWFPVNQRATVTGIGSVAGYVGIAVATATTPGLYRSLGMGGMLKGMGYAAVACSLLLVALMKEEPKVPAGPKAQRDGRFSLRDAMALRHNHDYMLLLVAVMIALGVFNALLTALSDMFVSHGIDSDQSGVIGTAIIIGGVVLPLASDRTGRRKTFIVFSMTIAIAAIAGLSYMSAYPLLVTCGAFAGFFIMGAGPLIFEYGTEIAYPIPESTSYGLLMGSGQVTGILFILLMYGLQLPNKSMAIPLSVMIALMVVAAFAAIRVRESTLLTDNAHAKDTDMP; via the coding sequence ATGACATCGAGAGCATATGAAGCCGGCATCGCGTCCAATCCGTCGGCTGCCGCCACGAATGATGCCGCAGCGGATACAACGGGCACAAGGGGCGGAACCGCCTATGCGACCTCACCCTATCGATGGGTCGTGCTGATCGCGGCAATACCGATGTTCGCCATCACGCAGATGTACTGGCTGACCTTCTCGACCATCTCCCCGCAGGCAGCGGCCTTCTATCACACCACTCCCCTGGCGATCGCCTCACTGTCGATGAGCTACATGATCGCCTACATCATATTCTCCATGCCAGCGTCGATGCTTTGTGATCGGAAGGGAATCCGCGCATGCTTCGCGCTGGCGGCGCTGCTGACATCGGTCTTCGCCTTGACGCGCGGACTGCTGTATTGGAGCTTCCCCCTGGTGGTTCTCAGCCAATTGGGCCTCGCCATCGCCCAGCCATTCGTCATGAATCCTTTGACCAAGCTGGCCGCAAACTGGTTCCCGGTCAATCAGCGTGCGACGGTAACCGGCATCGGTTCCGTTGCAGGCTACGTCGGCATCGCCGTGGCGACCGCAACGACCCCGGGGCTGTATCGCTCGCTGGGGATGGGAGGCATGCTCAAAGGCATGGGATATGCCGCTGTGGCGTGCTCCCTGCTGCTCGTGGCATTGATGAAGGAGGAGCCCAAGGTCCCCGCAGGCCCGAAGGCGCAACGTGACGGCAGATTTTCCCTTCGTGACGCAATGGCGCTGCGTCACAATCATGACTATATGCTGCTGCTTGTCGCCGTGATGATCGCACTCGGAGTCTTCAACGCACTGCTCACCGCACTATCAGACATGTTCGTCTCGCACGGCATAGACAGCGATCAAAGCGGTGTCATCGGAACGGCCATCATCATCGGCGGCGTGGTGCTGCCGCTTGCCAGCGACCGAACGGGTCGCCGCAAGACGTTCATCGTATTTTCGATGACGATCGCGATCGCAGCCATCGCAGGACTCTCCTATATGAGCGCATATCCGTTGCTGGTGACGTGTGGCGCGTTCGCTGGATTCTTCATCATGGGCGCAGGGCCACTCATCTTCGAATACGGCACGGAGATCGCCTATCCGATACCGGAGAGCACCTCATATGGCTTGCTCATGGGATCGGGCCAAGTGACCGGGATCCTCTTCATTCTGCTGATGTATGGCCTTCAGCTGCCGAACAAGTCCATGGCCATCCCGCTGAGCGTGATGATCGCGCTGATGGTCGTCGCGGCATTCGCTGCCATTCGCGTTCGCGAATCGACCCTGCTGACGGACAACGCTCACGCCAAGGACACCGACATGCCGTGA
- a CDS encoding MarR family winged helix-turn-helix transcriptional regulator, with protein sequence MTQTDTFNEFDILDDPRQLPRYMYICSKEIIKAYTPYLEPLNLTYTQYLTMIALWDAYDGEEDGGKGDDREGHDREGHNRDKGRKGGAPNVKELGTTLYLDSGTLTPLLKKLEAEGFITRRRSKVDERSVNVELTAKGLALRAKTIGISGQILSRVGLTQSEAVTLFRLLRKSLSNLSE encoded by the coding sequence ATGACGCAGACCGACACCTTCAACGAATTCGACATTCTCGACGATCCACGACAGCTGCCCCGCTACATGTACATATGCTCAAAGGAAATCATCAAGGCCTACACCCCATACCTTGAGCCGCTCAATCTCACCTATACGCAATATCTGACGATGATTGCGCTCTGGGATGCCTACGACGGAGAAGAAGACGGTGGCAAAGGAGACGATCGCGAAGGACACGATCGCGAAGGACACAATCGCGACAAGGGCCGCAAAGGCGGGGCTCCCAACGTGAAGGAGCTTGGAACGACTCTGTACCTTGACTCAGGGACGCTCACTCCCCTGCTCAAGAAACTCGAAGCCGAGGGATTCATCACACGTCGGCGCTCGAAGGTCGACGAACGCAGCGTTAACGTCGAGCTGACCGCCAAGGGTCTGGCGCTCCGTGCGAAGACCATCGGCATCTCCGGTCAGATTCTTTCCAGGGTGGGACTGACGCAGAGCGAGGCCGTGACGCTCTTCCGATTGCTGCGCAAGTCGTTGAGCAATCTTTCCGAGTAG
- a CDS encoding phosphotransferase enzyme family protein, with product MISAAQQHFNELPLERQKAHFFDVASRALSRWGYDAQSCEITLLNLTENATFRIDCHRSESGRDQRFVMRVHRLDYAQSDSIEVELQWIEELRKVTELRLATPIPGLDGNCIQNIDCPDIGTQRNVVCFTFVSGSAPRDSTDDTESLSKLMLRLASMPDSLTIPLTRGAAMLYDAIGTRGKLNIATTGGGKATTLSPNDERLYRSIGAIAAILRRDSLSWTPTHRADIAHRIEWNWDATFGEQWNNYYGSHYWDIDSMLSRHDIEAIDRCRDLMKRRLKAFGTSPERYGIIHSDLRPANLLDDDGSLAVLDFDDCGLGWYMTDIAGIVGFMEHRPDLPAVLDAIVSGYRTVYPLDEQEEREIPTFIMIRRIGLFESLLYHMTNADPGSNEATTITPELVAFVGKGTAILARKYVRHHRLDDRPGAR from the coding sequence ATGATATCGGCAGCGCAGCAGCACTTCAACGAACTGCCTCTTGAGCGCCAGAAGGCTCACTTCTTTGACGTCGCCTCCAGAGCGTTGTCTCGCTGGGGATACGATGCGCAATCATGTGAGATCACGCTCCTCAACCTCACGGAAAACGCCACATTCCGGATTGACTGCCATCGTAGCGAGAGCGGGCGTGACCAACGCTTCGTCATGCGCGTGCACCGGCTTGACTATGCGCAGAGCGACTCCATCGAGGTCGAACTCCAATGGATCGAGGAATTGCGAAAGGTCACGGAGCTTCGCCTTGCCACCCCGATTCCGGGGCTCGACGGTAATTGCATACAGAACATCGACTGCCCTGATATCGGCACTCAGCGCAATGTGGTCTGCTTCACCTTCGTGTCAGGAAGCGCACCACGCGATTCAACGGATGACACCGAATCGCTCAGCAAACTGATGCTTCGACTTGCATCGATGCCTGATTCGCTGACCATTCCGCTCACCCGTGGCGCTGCGATGCTCTACGATGCGATCGGGACGCGAGGCAAGCTCAACATCGCCACGACGGGCGGAGGCAAGGCAACGACCCTCTCGCCGAATGACGAGAGGCTGTATCGTTCCATCGGTGCAATCGCAGCGATTCTCCGCCGCGACTCCCTCTCATGGACCCCAACTCATCGTGCCGACATCGCGCATCGCATCGAATGGAATTGGGATGCGACCTTCGGGGAGCAATGGAACAACTATTATGGAAGCCATTATTGGGACATTGACAGCATGCTCAGCAGACATGACATCGAGGCGATTGACCGCTGCCGCGATCTCATGAAGCGACGTCTGAAGGCCTTCGGCACATCGCCCGAGCGCTATGGGATCATACATAGCGATCTGCGTCCGGCGAACCTGCTCGATGACGACGGCAGCCTCGCCGTATTGGATTTCGACGATTGCGGCTTGGGCTGGTACATGACAGACATCGCCGGCATCGTCGGATTCATGGAGCATCGACCTGATCTGCCTGCGGTTTTGGATGCGATCGTGAGCGGGTATCGCACGGTGTATCCGCTTGACGAGCAGGAGGAACGCGAGATACCGACCTTCATCATGATCCGCAGGATCGGTCTGTTCGAATCCCTGCTCTATCACATGACCAACGCGGATCCGGGAAGCAACGAGGCGACCACCATCACACCGGAGCTTGTCGCATTCGTTGGCAAGGGGACCGCGATTCTGGCAAGGAAATACGTGCGACACCACCGTCTGGATGATCGGCCAGGGGCTCGGTAG